gaaaaataaaatcagtcggtatcactcaactttcacccgccattttgttttgttgttacgAACTCATggttgcgtaaattaattttatttttatttttattaattttaatgatgcgctagtgagcagcacatatacacttccagtgaatattttcaacttggaaggagaagaaatcatgctcgcccggaacaacgaaaattttcgtaccctaggcgagaattgaactcacgaccctccgaatACTACATGTTTATCGGACGTTCCAACCACTGAACCGGAGGGTAGCGAGTTTGATTCTTGCCTGGggcatggaaatttcctttgtcccgggcgagcatggtttctcctccttccaagttgaaaatgttcactggaaatgtatgtgtgctgctcactagtgtatcattaaaataaaGTTTCAGAAGCCATATCTGTGAACCAGAGCACGTTGTGCCGAACGCAACCTATAACAGGGTCCGAGAGGAACTGGCaactagcaaaacaaaatggcgcctgaaaggatgatctggccttttttaccctccaaatgggttaaactttcagttttgctgatttaatttaatttttttggttgctccgagttgatccgagtccaattttattttatttttacttttttattcgatccgagttggtccgagtcgatccgagttgatccgacccggactggcagtccgagttgatccggtccgacttttgtacctgccttcTGGaaaattgttataaaaaaatgccaattatGAAGAATATCAACTGGTAATACTACAGCGCAACACGCACCCTGCCTTAGCCTGCAGCAGCAGTGGATAGCCTTTTCTGGGGGAGAAGAGGAagggaaaagcaaaaaaataggCAGTCTACGACTACATGCAGCTCAGGCGTATAGCCGTCACATTTTTGAACATAAGATTAATGTATAAGTgaagaaatttacaaagaatgcaTGTTGAACACATCAGGTTGTCTGGTAATTTTGATATCACAGTAATCTTACATACATTTATACTACTAtatgaaaaatttctgcaatttgattggcttagagcagtagtatttcagcttaatttgaaatacctacatgtaaaaattacagtTTCCATGGTAACCAAAATCACGAAGCAAATTCAAAAACAATGGCGGAAAGATTTCCAGATTTTCAAGTTGAAGAGATTCAAGAACTGaaggaaaattcagaaaaccaaAACACGAAGAAAAGTACGTCAACCTGGCTGAATGTCTGGACAAGCTGGGCGGAAAGCAAGAATTTTGAAACTAATTTGCTTTCTTATGAAGCGAAACAACTAGATGAAACATTACAAAAGTTCTTCGCCGAGATCCGTAAGAAAGATGGTTCTGAGTACGAACCTGACAGTTTGAGAGTTATGTTGGCGTCATTGGACCGACACCTGAGAGAAAAGGATGCTGCCTTCTCAATAGCCAAGGATATCGAGTTTTCCAACAGCAGAAAAGTACTTGAAGGAAAAGCAAGGCTTCTTCGTCAAGAAGGTTTCGGAAAAAGGCCAAACGCTGCAAAGGCACTCACCTCTCAAGACGAAGAGTTGCTGTGGTCCAAAGGAGTGCTTGGAAGCCATTCTCCACAGTCACTGATACAGACCATTTGGTTCTTGCTCACCCAACACTTTGGTTTGAGGGGCTGTCAGGAGCACCACGACATGTACGTTgaagattttgccttcagtaccGACGACAATGGTATTGAATTCGTGACTTACGAAGAAAACCCCACGAAAACTCGCCAAGGTGGACTTCGCAAGAAACGAAGAGTCGTTCAACCCAAGATGTTTGCTACCGGTGGACAGAGATGCCCtgtaaaattgttcaaaacatttttggaacgAAGACCCGAAGAAATGCGAAACAGTGGTCCATTCTATCTTGCCTTGAATGAACGACCAAAGACCCAAGTGTGGTTTAAGCGTCAAAGAATGGGCGTCAACAGCATTAATTCCTTTATGAAGAATATGGCAAGTCAAGCAGACATACAAGGCAAAAAGCTCACAAACCACAGTGCTCGCAAAACCTTGGTGAAGAAGCTGAAAGCTGCAAATCAACCGAGGTCAGCGATTATCGGCGTGACAGGCTATACCAATGAAAGGTCCCTTGCAGATTATGAAGAAGGCGATGAGAAAGAACAGCGACTCATTTCTTCAATCATCAGTGCAGAGTGTGCAACGGCACAATCCAGCAGAGTTCGTCAACCGCTTGAAAGATTAGATGCTGTAAACACAGCTGTGGCGAACACTTTCCTCATGAATGATGAAAGTTCGGCGACCGTTAACCATTTCCATGGCTGTCAAGTTACTATAAATTACAACATCGCAAGCAAGCTGGGAAACGCTGATCAGCAGCAGTAGATGTTAAAATCTAATTCTGAACGAATTTCATTGAGACAAATTTTCGAAAACTCAAACTTTGATTAACTTTGGTGTTCTTTCTTTACATGTGTTTGCAATCGATCTTGTTGTAAGTTTTGATTTTGGATCACATGATATCACATGTTGTACACTGTCAATCAAAATACGCGTCACAAAATAAACGGATGGCGTTAcaaaaaatttctcatgtagcagtataaacaaataatggcatgatttgtacgtgatatttggcataaataccactcgtgatatttcaaaattgtctcaaatttcactcgcctaacggctcgtgaaattacgtataacaattttgaaatatcactcgtggtatttatgccaaatatcactacaaatcatgctattacctatacaaatctCTTGGTAAATTTTAACGATTTGAAATGACTGCAGTATCTTGTGTTATAAgcttattattcattttattaatcGTAAAGTGCAATAAAGTTGGTTTGTAAAGTTGTGTATTAATAACACAAAGCTGTGATTAATAACACAATACTGAGTGAATATTCAAGCCAACAGATTGTATAGTAGTTTATTCAACAATTTGTTTTATTAACAGTAACAAGAAAAGTACAACTTGTACAAACATTTGCATATATTCTGACTGTAACATGTAGTTGATCAGTCAATGTATAATTGTCAAaatcaaagtaaataataataattctctGTAATTCATGGAACTGTAACTCAACTATTTTAATTTCTGACTGTAGCATGTCAACACTGTTAATTAATCAAACAGTCAATCCTATTTCTCATAATCACAATGACAATAATTATGATCTGTAATTTATAGAACTGTAACTCAACTATTTGAACTTACTTAACTCCAATTTGATAATgttcaaaatgtttttgaggtgcaatgttgtttttctcttataGTTCAATTATAGTAGAAATTGGGTTATAGTTTTTGTCGAATCATCTATAATCATTTGCTTGGCAGATGTTAGCAGCAGTTTTTTCAATTCATCCAGATCAATGGTGTCAATTGTCAAGTTTGTGTTGCTTGATGCTAGGAAGCTCTGCAAAGCATCATTAAAGCATGTGTAACTTTGAACCTTTCCTTTTGCTGTTAAGATCATTAATTGTGCTACAAGCTTATGGCTGCAGTTTTCTTCTAGGGTAGTCATTTGACAGTTCTGACACGTGATCATGCCGTCTGATGCTATGCCTTTAATACATGCATCACAAGCAATGCAGGATAATTCTCTTTTGAGTTTTGCTGAGATACATTTTCCTTCTGAAATGTTTAAGCTAAGGCTTATGTCTTCACAATCCATGTTAATATCATGGATGTCTTGGTCTTGGTGGATGGTGGTTCCTTCATTGGTAGTTAGATACTTTATGTCATTGAATGATCTAATTTTTACATTCTTGAACTTATATGTTTTTCCGCAATCTACTGCATCAATAAGGTCTTCCCAAAGTGTCAATGCGATAGTATTGGTGTGATCAGCAATAACACATTCAGTTTTCATTAGTTGTTTTCCCTTGGAAACAattggttgtttgttgttttctttgttgacgACTTTTGCTGTCACATCAATAGTTTTGTATACATCGCCATCAAGAGCTTGTTGAACACTGTAGATTGAGGATGCCACATCTGGATTATAGTCAAACTCTGTCATGGTTGGGGTGATTTTGGCCATTTTGGCGATCTTGTACTCTTCCAACGAGTCACTGAAACTTGTGGAAGGTAGTCGTTTCACTCCACTAATCTTTACAGGCGTTTTGGAACTATAAGCTTGATGCAAAGTGGTTCGCTTTTTGGTTTCATAGCACACTGCTCTAACTTTGGACGCGTTGCTTGTCTGAACAAGGCAGTCAAAATATGGTGTCTTTGACTTGTTGTTAGCCTTTTTGATAGGACTAAGAGTGTGGATGAAACCCTCTAATTCAAGatctgtaaattgaaatagagaaTGTTGTTTAATGTCTTTATAAATGATAACttaaaagaattgttttctGTACACATTGGAAGATTTTCAATACAATAGTTTAATAATAAATCAATATATTTTAATCAAATATTTGTCTTATTGAAGATACTACTATTTTATTCTTATAATGTTACATGAAtgtgaagaaaatgttattgtAGAGAGGGAGAAGTTCTGAATGTGTGCAATTGCATCCATTTAGAAGTTCAAAATAAGCTGTCTATCTCTGCTTACCTTGAGATGTAGGTCCTACAGATGAGACTTGGGCAGTTGATGGCAGTGTCGTGGGCACTTTTGCTCCTGATGGTGGTGGTGTTGCAGCAACTTGGGCTTGTGATGGTGTAGTGGGTTCTTGGGCTCGTGATGGTGTAGTGGGTTTTTCTTCTCGTGATGGTGTAGTGGGTTTTTCGGCTTGTGATGGTGTAGTGGGTTTTTCGGCTCGTGATGGTGTAGTGGGTTCTTGGGCTCGTGATGGTGGTGTAGTGGGTTCCTATGAACCTTGTGATGATGGTGTGCGTTTTGTGCTGTTTGATGTTGGTTTTGAAGGCATCTTTCTTTTCTAAGTCAAGTTGAAATCCAAGCTGATTAATCTGtaaatgacatgtcattgtaattatttatttagctGCCCTTGTTATAAACTTAATCACAATTGATAGATAATATATAATGTCTGTAAGTAATACAACAAAACTAACTGCTTAAAAGTTAACCAATGCACAAATGGTTTTGTGATCTGAAAAATAGGTTTCTAGAATCTGAAACTGTATTTGTGATTCAGACAAATTAGTATAGATGTGATCAATACAAGTATTTCTGTCAGTTGTAAAGCTTGAAACCAGTTGTCTATAATTATTGTCTCTTACAAATAAATTATTGAGTGATGCACTCTGTGAGCTATTAAAGTAATTTACATTAAAGTCTACATAGggtaactgaaaataataagTTGAAACGGCTTGCTGAACCTGAGAACTAGCTGATGGGAGGATTGTAGCTCTACTGACGTATCTATTGATGACCTTTTCCACCATGCGAACAGGGAAAAGGTTCTTACCTAGAATAAGGGTAAAGTCTTTTATATCGTTATGAAAGCCTAGCCAAGAATTGTTGATTTTGTaaagcctgtccaccagtgttCTAACAAGACCCATTTTGTAGGAAAATGAAGTGAAACTAAAATAGTTGATTAGGAGCCCCGTGAAAGTTTTCTTATGGAAAACAGATGTCTGGAGATTAAGAGGGTTGTTATTGACCAAGATATCCAAGAAAGCTAACTTGTTATCTACTTCCCTCTCCATAGTAAACCGTATGTTAGGGTGTTGGGAATTGATGTAATTGTAAAAGGAAACAGCATCTTGCTCCCTCTCGAATACTTAAAAAGTGTCATCGACATATCGTGTTAGAGCCCTTGTAGTTTTCTATCCAATCCTTCTCATTATGCCCCATAAAAAGGTTGGCTAAGACGGGGGCAAGGGGCGAGCTCATAGACACACCATCTACCTGATCATAAAAAGAGCCCTTGAACAAAAAATGAGTCTGGGCTGTGGCAAAACTTAAAAGGGTTTTAAGCTCGGTGGCACTTAACTTAATGTCAGTTTTATCCTCCTTTATGTAGTGAACCGCTAGATCAATACACTCATCAAGGGTATGTTGGTAAATAAACTTTCAACATCAAATGAAACCATAAAATTACCCGATAAAGGTATATCATGGATTTCATTAACAAAAGTAAAGCTATCAGTGCAATAATTAGTGGGGATGTAAGGTTGTAATAGAGAGCATAGATACTTAGCTAGATCATAGTTATAGGTCCCAATCGACGAGACTGTAGGTCTGAAAGGAGGCAATGAGTTAGGTCCATGTGGCTTGTGCATTTTTGGTAGTCCATAAAtccttgctggctgggaaccAGAGGGGTAGATTTTGGAGT
The sequence above is a segment of the Porites lutea chromosome 3, jaPorLute2.1, whole genome shotgun sequence genome. Coding sequences within it:
- the LOC140931652 gene encoding uncharacterized protein; amino-acid sequence: MYVEDFAFSTDDNGIEFVTYEENPTKTRQGGLRKKRRVVQPKMFATGGQRCPVKLFKTFLERRPEEMRNSGPFYLALNERPKTQVWFKRQRMGVNSINSFMKNMASQADIQGKKLTNHSARKTLVKKLKAANQPRSAIIGVTGYTNERSLADYEEGDEKEQRLISSIISAECATAQSSRVRQPLERLDAVNTAVANTFLMNDESSATVNHFHGCQVTINYNIASKLGNADQQQ
- the LOC140929433 gene encoding uncharacterized protein; amino-acid sequence: MAKITPTMTEFDYNPDVASSIYSVQQALDGDVYKTIDVTAKVVNKENNKQPIVSKGKQLMKTECVIADHTNTIALTLWEDLIDAVDCGKTYKFKNVKIRSFNDIKYLTTNEGTTIHQDQDIHDINMDCEDISLSLNISEGKCISAKLKRELSCIACDACIKGIASDGMITCQNCQMTTLEENCSHKLVAQLMILTAKGKVQSYTCFNDALQSFLASSNTNLTIDTIDLDELKKLLLTSAKQMIIDDSTKTITQFLL